The genomic segment CGGCGTTTCTGACCGGCCTCTTGGGCGGCGGACTGGTCAATCTCTTTGACCCGGCCGACAGCGGCGCGGCGAACTCCTCCAAAGCCTGCTCGGACGACTGCTGCTCCAAAAATGAAAAGAAACCGCCCAAATGGAAACGGATGCTTCGCCACGGCTTTGTGACCCTGCCGACCGACATCGGTCTGCCGATGCTCATCGGCCTGTGCATCGCCGCCGCCATCTCCGTCTGGGTGCCCGATGACCTGTTCGCCGTCCGTCTGGCCGCCGGCAGCAATCTGCTGGCCATGATTGCAATGATGTTCGTCGGCATCCCGATTTACGTCTGCGCCACCGCTTCGGTGCCGATTGCCGCCGCTCTGATTGCCAAGGGCCTTTCTCCCGGTGCAGCCCTGGTCTTCCTGATGACCGGTCCGGCCACCAACGCCGCAGGACTCTCGACACTCTGGGGTGTGCTCGGCCCGCGGTCCGCTCTGCTGTATCTGTTTTCCGCCGCATCCTGTGCCCTGGCAAGCGGACTGATTGTCGATGCCTTCCTGCCCCGCCAAAAAGCCGTAGAAATGATGCACCATCACAGCACCGCCCTGCCGGCATGGGCGGGCCATCTGTCCGCCCTCATCCTGCTGGCGCTTCTGCTGGTCGGAATCGCCCGCAAATACGCCCGAAAAGCCGAATAGCCCGCCGGGCTACTCCTCCTCCAGCATCTTCTTTCGACGCAGGATATGATGATAATGCTGTGCAAACCGATGCGCCTCATCGCGGACGTACTGAAGCAGC from the Anaerohalosphaeraceae bacterium genome contains:
- a CDS encoding SO_0444 family Cu/Zn efflux transporter, with the protein product MTDFIQAFWSTLAQMSPYLLFGFFAAGLLSIWISPALVERHLGGRGFGAVVKASLFGIPLPLCSCGVIPVTMSLYKHGAGRGAAVSFLLSTPQTGVDSIFVTYSLLGPFFAVLRPIAAFLTGLLGGGLVNLFDPADSGAANSSKACSDDCCSKNEKKPPKWKRMLRHGFVTLPTDIGLPMLIGLCIAAAISVWVPDDLFAVRLAAGSNLLAMIAMMFVGIPIYVCATASVPIAAALIAKGLSPGAALVFLMTGPATNAAGLSTLWGVLGPRSALLYLFSAASCALASGLIVDAFLPRQKAVEMMHHHSTALPAWAGHLSALILLALLLVGIARKYARKAE